A genomic segment from Bacillota bacterium encodes:
- a CDS encoding OmpA family protein, with protein sequence MLPDFIGEKKNKSQGQGEWILTYSDMMTLLLTFFVLLYSYSRVDIKKFQQIVASFRKALSIETVVTFDGSKAPPGISDEEIFNRIRGLVEEKEGLKGEVSVSLDEHRGIVVRFGERILFDLGKSELKPEALPIIAKIGKVLREVPDAEIRVEGHTDDIPIDTILYPSNWELSAARAAAVVRYFIKSCDLKPEQFEVVGYGEFKPAYPNASEYFKRLNRRVEIVIKRSGEKAS encoded by the coding sequence ATGTTGCCAGATTTTATTGGAGAAAAAAAGAACAAAAGTCAGGGGCAAGGCGAATGGATACTGACTTACTCGGATATGATGACTCTCCTGCTGACATTCTTTGTGCTCCTTTATAGCTATTCAAGGGTGGATATAAAGAAGTTTCAACAGATTGTAGCATCATTCAGGAAAGCCTTATCAATCGAGACAGTAGTAACGTTTGATGGATCAAAAGCCCCTCCAGGAATATCAGATGAAGAGATATTCAACCGTATCCGTGGCCTAGTAGAAGAGAAAGAGGGGCTAAAGGGCGAGGTAAGTGTTTCGCTGGACGAACATAGAGGCATAGTCGTTAGATTTGGGGAGAGGATACTCTTCGATCTCGGCAAAAGTGAATTAAAACCAGAAGCCCTCCCTATAATTGCAAAAATCGGTAAGGTCTTGCGCGAGGTACCGGATGCAGAGATAAGGGTGGAAGGACATACGGATGATATACCGATAGATACCATTCTTTACCCGTCTAACTGGGAACTTTCTGCAGCTCGCGCTGCGGCAGTCGTGAGGTATTTTATAAAAAGCTGTGATTTGAAACCGGAACAATTTGAGGTCGTTGGTTATGGAGAATTCAAACCCGCATATCCCAATGCTAGTGAGTATTTTAAGCGGCTAAATCGGAGGGTTGAAATAGTCATAAAAAGGTCGGGAGAAAAAGCTTCTTGA